DNA sequence from the Pichia kudriavzevii chromosome 4, complete sequence genome:
AGGCGATTCTGTTCATGTTGAATCCTTTGGTACTGCAAACTATCACGTTGGTGATAAACCAGATTATCGTACAATTGCAACATGCAAGAGACACGGTATTCCAATCAATCACAGAGGCCAGCAAATTAAACCAAAACATTTCAAGgagtttgattttattttgtgTATGGATGAGTCGAATCTATATAATCTGAAAAGAATTCAGCCAAATGACAGTAAGGCTAAAGTTATGTTGTTTGGTGAATACTCTACAGATGGCAAGTATGATAAAATTGTGGATGATCCTTACTATGGTGGTGAAGATGGATTCGAAGCTTGTTATAACCAATGTGTCCATTTTACTGAGAATTTTATAAAGCAGGAACTGTAGATTTCTCAACTTCTACAAAACACTCTAACCCTGTGAAAGCTTCATTCAGGGATCTTATGTAGAAATCCTGTATATTGTATCCAGCAGCGGTATATTCCACATCGGAAACAATAGATTCATGGAACGGATCTTTATACTCAGACACCTTGAAGGGTAAATTAACCAACCTGTCACCATTGAAAGGTGTAAATGGTATCTTTGACTTATTCTTATTCATGTTTTCATCTGGATT
Encoded proteins:
- a CDS encoding uncharacterized protein (PKUD0D02720; similar to Saccharomyces cerevisiae YPR073C (LTP1); ancestral locus Anc_3.371), producing the protein MKVAFVCLGNICRSPMAEAVFQHIINEKGLGDSVHVESFGTANYHVGDKPDYRTIATCKRHGIPINHRGQQIKPKHFKEFDFILCMDESNLYNLKRIQPNDSKAKVMLFGEYSTDGKYDKIVDDPYYGGEDGFEACYNQCVHFTENFIKQEL